A segment of the Brevibacterium zhoupengii genome:
GCTGATCTCTTCAAGGTTCTCCCCGTGCGGGCCGACGCCGGCATCGGTGCCCATCGCAATCCTGACTCCAGCCTCATGGGCCTTCGTGATCGACGCATAGTGGGCTTCGATGACGGAATACGCCTTGTCGACCACGGACTGCGGCAGAGCTGAACCCGCCTCGGCGGCCTTGATCACTGCCTGCGGAGCCTGCAGGGTCGGGACCAGGAAGGTGCCGTTCTCAAGCATCAGGTCGATGGCTTCGTCATCAAGGTAGATGCCGTGTTCGATGGAACGCACCCCCGCGCGGACCGCGTTCTTGATTCCTGGGGCACCTTGGGCATGGGACATGACGTGCGCGCCCTGGGCAGCCGCCTCGGCGACGATGACGGCGATCTCAGCCTCGGTGAACTGGGAGTGCCGGGGATCATCACGGGGTGAGAGCACGCCACCGGTCGAGCAGATCTTGATGTGATCGGCACCGGCTCGCAGCAGCTCACGGGTCTTGCGCTGCACTCCCTCGAGCCCATCGGCCACGCCAGAGGGCCGACCAGGGTGAGGGGCGAGGAATGGCGAATCGGCGCCCGAGACCAGGTGGAAGTCACCGTGTCCTCCTGTCTGGGACATGATGTTCACGGCAATCGACATACGCGGCCCACGGACGATGCCCGTCTCGGCTGCGACCTTCGCACCGAGATCGGTGCCACCGGCATCGCGGACAGTGGTCACTCCGCCCTTGAGCGTCTTGCTCATATTGTCCACGGAGTTGTAGAACTGCAGTGAGAACGGGTCATGGAATGACGAGGAGTTGCTGGCCCCCGTGCTCATCAGGTGCACGTGGCAGTCGATGACGCCGGGAATGACTGTCTTGCCCGCACAGTCGATATAGGTGTCTCCGGCATCATGTGAGCCCTGGCCGCCCTCGGTGACGGCGGTGATGGCTCCCCCATCGACGACGATGTCTCGCACCCCCGGCAGGAACCGGAATCCGTCGAAGACCTTGGCGTTCTTGAAGACTGTGACCATTGACTCTCTCCTCATCATTGAAAATCGCTCGGGTGACGTGTCTCACGCCCGCACTTCAGCTCTATCACGGACATCTGCGTCTCGTCATGCTGTGGTTGAGCCGTCATGCTGCGGTTCGGCCCACACGCTGTGGTTCACACAATAGTGAAGGCTCTGCACCATAGTGAAGATGCCCATGGTCCGAGACTCACCTGCGATCAGGATCGAGACCGCGCCACACCCTGTTGCCGGGCTGCGTGTTCACATTCACGACACCTTCGAGCTATAGAGTGTTGGTCGATGATGGCTGGCACGTAGGCCGCTGTCCGTTTCTCACGCTCGACCCGGAAGACCTGTGACTGTATATTCTGCGCAATTTCCCGCACCTCCGCGACCACGCGAGGATCGCACCCTCATCGACGTTCTCCTGGAGATCGCCGGAGCTCATGGCGACCAGCCCGCCATCGATGACGGACAGCAGGTTCTCAGCTATTCCGAGCTGATCGTTGAGATACGTGACCTCGCACTGCGGTTGGCCTCTGTCGGAATCGGCCCCGGGGACAAGGTCGGCGTGCGTGTGCCCTCCGGTTCGGTCGACCTCTACGTGTCGATTCTTGCCACCATGATGCTGGGCGCAGCGTACGTTCCCGTCGACGTCGACGACCCCGATGAGCGGGCACACACAGTCTTCACCGAGGCGGCCGTCACCGGCATCATCACCGCCGACCGGTCGATCGAGTCTCGCACCGACCGGCCACCGCTGCAGAACTCGGAGCTGCGCCGTCCCACTCCCGACGACGACTGCTGGGTCATCTTCACCTCCGGCTCGACAGGCAAGCCCAAGGGTGTGGCTGTCTCTCACCGCAGCGCAGCGGCATTCGTCGACGCCGAGGCCGCCATATTCTGCCAGGAGGAGCCGCTTGGCCCCGGTGATCGGGTATTGGCCGGACTGTCCGTGGCCTTCGATGCCAGCTGCGAGGAGATGTGGCTGGCCTGGCGCCATGGTGCCTGCCTGGTACCTGCGCCCCGCACATTGGTGAAGTCCGGGATGGACTTGGGGCCGTGGCTGTCCTCGCGCAACATCACGGTGGTCTCGACCGTGCCCACCCTCGCCGCTCTCTGGCCGGCCGACAGCCTCGATGCTGTCCGCCTCCTGATCTTCGGCGGAGAGGCCTGCCCGCCGGAGCTCGGGCGCCGACTCAGTGATGAGAGCCGGGAGGTCTGGAACACCTATGGCCCCACCGAGGCGACCGTGGTGGCCTGCGGTGCCCAGCTCGACGGCTCCGACCCGGTGCGGATCGGACTGCCCCTGGCCGGTTGGTCCCTGGCCGTCGTCGACGCGGCCGGCATTCCGGTGGCCGAAGGCGAGACCGGCGAACTCATCATCGGTGGGATCGGGCTGGCCCGCTACCTGGATCCTGAGAAGGACGCCGAGAAGTACGCGCCGATGCCGTCCTTGGGCTGGGATCGGGCCTACCGTTCGGGTGACCTGGTCGTCAACGACCCCACAGGACTCATCTTCGTCGGACGTGCCGATGAGCAGATCAAACTGGCCGGTCGCCGGATCGAGCTCGGCGAGATCGATGCCGCCCTGCAGGCTCTGCCCGGTGTCGAAGGTGCCGCAGCGGCCGTCAAGCAGACCCCGGCCGGCACCGACATCCTCGTCGGCTACCTCGCCTCGAGCGCACCTGATCCGGAATCCCGCATGTCCGAGTGGGAACAGCTGCTGCGCGCCGAACTGCCTGCTGCCCTGGTTCCCCGGCTCACCCTCATCGAGGAGCTGCCGACGAAGACTTCGGGCAAGGTCGATCGCAACGCCCTACCGTGGCCGATGGGCGATGCCGCCGAGGTGGAGGGAAGCTCCGAGGTCTTCGATCCCGAGGTGGAATGGATCGCCGAGCAGTGGTCCTCTGTGCTCGGGGCTCGCCCCGGCTCGGACACGGACTTCTTCACCGCCGGAGGTGGATCGCTGGCCGCCGCGCAGTTGGTCTCACGGCTGCGGACCGAGCACCCCAGCGTCACGGTCGGTGACATCTACTCCCACCCGCGCTTCGGGGCGCTCTCAACCCTATGTCTCGTCGACAACGGGGCCGCCGCGGCCTCGGCACGTCCACGACGGACGATCGCACGCACGTCGAAGGGCATGCAGGCATTCCAGACGCTGCTCGCGATACCTGTCCATATCCTCGGCGGTGTGCGCTGGGTCGTCATTGCGATGGTGCTGGCGAACATCGGCAGCAGCCTCGGCGCGGATCTTCCGGTCACTCCCTGGCCCGTGATCATCACCCTGTTCCTCGTCTTCGTCACTGCCTGGGGCCGTATGCTCATCTCTGCCGGTGCCGCACGCGCCCTCATGGCCGGCATCAGGCCAGGAGACTATCCGCGATCGGGATGGGTGCATAAGCGCCTGTGGTTGGCCGAGCACATCGCGGATCTCGCGGCGGCCGTCTCGGTGGCGAGCGCACCCTGGGTGACCTGGTACGCGAAGCTTCTGGGCAATAAGATCGGCTCCGATGCCGATCTGCACTCAGCGCCTCCTGTGACGGGGTTCCTGACCCTGGGCGAGGGTGCCGCGATCGAACCCGAGGTCGACCTCAAGGGCTGGTGGGTCGACGGTGACCTGCTGCGCATCGGCACGATCGAAGTCGGCTCCAATGCGACGATCGGAGCCCGCTCCACCCTGATGCCGGGCACCCGCATCGGTGAAGGCGCACTCGTCGAGGCCGGATCGGCTGTGACAGGCAAGGTGC
Coding sequences within it:
- a CDS encoding metal-dependent hydrolase family protein, whose product is MVTVFKNAKVFDGFRFLPGVRDIVVDGGAITAVTEGGQGSHDAGDTYIDCAGKTVIPGVIDCHVHLMSTGASNSSSFHDPFSLQFYNSVDNMSKTLKGGVTTVRDAGGTDLGAKVAAETGIVRGPRMSIAVNIMSQTGGHGDFHLVSGADSPFLAPHPGRPSGVADGLEGVQRKTRELLRAGADHIKICSTGGVLSPRDDPRHSQFTEAEIAVIVAEAAAQGAHVMSHAQGAPGIKNAVRAGVRSIEHGIYLDDEAIDLMLENGTFLVPTLQAPQAVIKAAEAGSALPQSVVDKAYSVIEAHYASITKAHEAGVRIAMGTDAGVGPHGENLEEISLLAEVGLSTTEALAAGTSIAAELLGHDNVGRIEAGALADLVVVDGDLSTADVRGIESRVSSVHLGGELV
- a CDS encoding Pls/PosA family non-ribosomal peptide synthetase; translation: MTVYSAQFPAPPRPREDRTLIDVLLEIAGAHGDQPAIDDGQQVLSYSELIVEIRDLALRLASVGIGPGDKVGVRVPSGSVDLYVSILATMMLGAAYVPVDVDDPDERAHTVFTEAAVTGIITADRSIESRTDRPPLQNSELRRPTPDDDCWVIFTSGSTGKPKGVAVSHRSAAAFVDAEAAIFCQEEPLGPGDRVLAGLSVAFDASCEEMWLAWRHGACLVPAPRTLVKSGMDLGPWLSSRNITVVSTVPTLAALWPADSLDAVRLLIFGGEACPPELGRRLSDESREVWNTYGPTEATVVACGAQLDGSDPVRIGLPLAGWSLAVVDAAGIPVAEGETGELIIGGIGLARYLDPEKDAEKYAPMPSLGWDRAYRSGDLVVNDPTGLIFVGRADEQIKLAGRRIELGEIDAALQALPGVEGAAAAVKQTPAGTDILVGYLASSAPDPESRMSEWEQLLRAELPAALVPRLTLIEELPTKTSGKVDRNALPWPMGDAAEVEGSSEVFDPEVEWIAEQWSSVLGARPGSDTDFFTAGGGSLAAAQLVSRLRTEHPSVTVGDIYSHPRFGALSTLCLVDNGAAAASARPRRTIARTSKGMQAFQTLLAIPVHILGGVRWVVIAMVLANIGSSLGADLPVTPWPVIITLFLVFVTAWGRMLISAGAARALMAGIRPGDYPRSGWVHKRLWLAEHIADLAAAVSVASAPWVTWYAKLLGNKIGSDADLHSAPPVTGFLTLGEGAAIEPEVDLKGWWVDGDLLRIGTIEVGSNATIGARSTLMPGTRIGEGALVEAGSAVTGKVRRNQIYSGSPAVRIGKAKKSWPAPPPRRRLPFLLYALGSQINAALPYLAALPGIALMLGVSGIDVVESPWLVLAWSPLIACLWFVCTALLILVSVRLLSIGMEEGEFPVRSARGYRVWATERLLDLARDLLFPLYASMLTPWWLRMLGAKVGPGTEISTVVFVPKMTTIAAGAFLADDTMVASYELGHGWMRAGRAKVGKRAFLGNSGIASPGRRVPKNALVAVLSAAPAKAKKGSSWLGSPPVQLRRAAVDADEALTYAPNFGVKAARGFFETLRITSVMVAGLLIAAVLLTIEFLLGLPNSGSASGAAGGAGAAGDGGSFLASVGLALLTSGIVMMAAGAVAAGLAIAAKWICAGPIKAGEHPLWSSFIWRNEVADCFVELIAAPWFARNAVGTPAIVWYLRAMGAKIGHGVWCETYWLPEADLVSLGDNSTINRGCVVQTHLFHDRVMSLDTVELEDGSTLGPNSVILPASSLGTNATVGATSLVMRGEFVPAHAYFSGNPVIPWVDAPELPEVGSSEPETPARRHHDA